The Triticum aestivum cultivar Chinese Spring chromosome 3A, IWGSC CS RefSeq v2.1, whole genome shotgun sequence genome includes a region encoding these proteins:
- the LOC123059611 gene encoding uncharacterized protein yields the protein MTKIFRCSYYRSKQPEEDEESAAGEYEDVDLEDGQGQHGGSGEKPESGGSVDSDGPLTIDVVGTILIGISFIMVGCFFLGGSYLQAGLTGADVALLVITGALLLAVGAAGLAGLALRGYTVSSWFRVSD from the exons ATGACGAAGATTTTCAG gtgCAGCTACTATCGGTCGAAGCAACCCGAGGAGGACGAAGAATCGGCGGCGGGGGAGTACGAGGACGTGGATCTCGAGGACGGCCAAGGCCAGCATGGAGGCAGCGGCGAGAAGCCGGAATCCGGCGGCAGCGTGGACTCTGATGGGCCGCTCACAATCGACGTCGTCGGTACCATTCTCATCGGCATCTCCTTCATAATGGTAGGCTGCTTCTTCCTGGGTGGCTCCTACCTCCAGGCCGGCCTGACGGGGGCGGACGTCGCCCTCCTGGTCATCACCGGTGCCTTGTTGCTCGCCGTCGGGGCCGCCGGTTTGGCCGGTCTCGCCTTGCGAGGCTACACTGTCTCCTCGTGGTTTAGGGTTTCTGATTGA
- the LOC123063633 gene encoding uncharacterized protein, which translates to MGNAGSAGAPEQAKKPEEADGVVGAPPSTVRFFPAAAQHTARQPPPIKLEGEDLPPPPPTTAGEGVDEDMAAPRNLWQVYALGAFLVARWGWAKWKESKDRDDSEDGQLPPPAASS; encoded by the exons ATGGGCAACGCCGGGAGCGCGGGCGCCCCGGAGCAGGCCAAGAAGCCGGAGGAGGCCGACGGCGTGGTCGGGGCCCCGCCGTCCACCGTGCGgttcttccccgccgccgcgcaGCACACGGCCAGGCAGCCGCCGCCGATTAAGCTCGAGGGGGaggacctgccgccgccgccgcccacgaccGCCGGCGAGGGCGTCGATGAGGACATGGCCGCCCCCCGCAACCTCTGGCAG GTGTACGCGCTGGGAGCGTTCCTCGTGGCGCGATGGGGCTGGGCCAAGTGGAAGGAGAGCAAGGACCGAGACGACTCCGAGGATGGCCAGTTGCCGCCACCAGCTGCTTCATCCTAG
- the LOC123063634 gene encoding UDP-D-apiose/UDP-D-xylose synthase, which translates to MASGGRTDLDGAAVAPLTICVIGAGGFIGSHLCEKLMAETPHVVLAVDVYCDKIRHLVDPPPPHLAGRISFHRLNIKNDSRLEGLIKMADLTINLAAICTPADYNTRPLDTIYSNFIDALPVVKYCSENSKRLIHFSTCEVYGKTIGSFLPKDHPLRKEPEFYVLTEDESPCIFGPIVKQRWSYACAKQLIERLVFAEGAENGLEFTIVRPFNWIGPRMDFIPGVDGPSEGVPRVLACFSNNLLRREPLKLVDGGESQRTFVYIKDAIEAVLLMIENPARANGHIFNVGNPDNEVTVRELAEMMTEVYAKVSGEPPLEEPVIDVSAKEFYGEGYDDSDKRIPDMTLINKQLGWNPKTPLKDLLETTLTYQHKTYKEAVKTQMCLATATPSS; encoded by the exons ATGGCGAGCGGGGGCAGGACGGATCTGGACGGCGCCGCCGTGGCGCCGCTGACCATCTGCGTGATCGGCGCCGGCGGCTTCATCGGCTCGCACCTCTGCGAGAAGCTCATGGCCGAGACCCCGCACGTCGTCCTCGCCGTCGACGTCTACTGCGACAAGATCCGCCACCTCGTCGACCCGCCCCCGCCCCACCTCGCCGGACGCATCTCCTTCCACCGCCTCAACATCAAGAACGACTCCCGCCTCGAGGGCCTCATCAAGATGGCCGATCTG ACGATAAACCTGGCGGCGATCTGCACGCCAGCGGACTACAACACGCGGCCGCTCGACACCATCTACAGCAACTTCATCGACGCGCTCCCGGTG GTCAAGTACTGCTCGGAGAACAGCAAGCGTCTGATCCACTTCTCCACGTGCGAGGTCTACGGCAAGACCATCGGCAGCTTCCTCCCCAAGGACCACCCCCTCCGCAAG GAACCTGAATTTTATGTACTGACAGAAGATGAGTCACCCTGCATCTTTGGTCCAATCGTGAAACAGAGATGGTCCTACGCGTGCGCAAAGCAGCTTATCGAGAGGCTTGTTTTTG CTGAAGGCGCAGAAAATGGCCTTGAATTCACGATTGTGAGACCTTTCAATTGGATTGGGCCAAGGATGGACTTCATTCCTGGCGTTGATGGTCCTAGCGAGGGTGTTCCTCGGGTTTTGGCTTGCTTCAGCAAC AATCTCCTCCGCAGAGAGCCCCTGAAGCTTGTCGATGGCGGCGAGTCCCAGAGAACTTTTGTTTACATCAAGGATGCCATTGAAGCTGTTCTTTTGATGATT GAAAACCCTGCTCGAGCCAATGGTCATATCTTCAACGTGGGGAACCCTGACAATGAAGTCACTGTTAGGGAGTTGGCTGAAATGATGACAGAG GTCTATGCTAAGGTCTCAGGAGAGCCCCCGCTGGAGGAGCCTGTGATCGACGTGAGCGCAAAAGAATTCTACGGCGAAGGGTACGACGACAGCGACAAGAGGATCCCCGACATGACCCTGATCAACAAGCAGCTAG GGTGGAACCCCAAGACCCCTCTCAAGGACCTGCTGGAGACGACGCTGACCTACCAGCACAAGACCTACAAGGAAGCCGTCAAGACGCAGATGTGTCTGGCCACGGCGACGCCTTCAAGCTAG